One Phalacrocorax aristotelis chromosome 11, bGulAri2.1, whole genome shotgun sequence DNA segment encodes these proteins:
- the CD99L2 gene encoding CD99 antigen-like protein 2 isoform X2, with amino-acid sequence MDGRRLPGLLLALAALLGAGHGDDPSDFSLEDALYDLSTKRPTPNGPRKPAGGRDFDVADYFDTPPETTTKPAKPTPKPFPRPGKPDNSFWDVIRTTTTKQPKVTKAPPKHNPAKDPMELDLADAIDNTNDGKHAGMPTIKPGGALSDDDLASIMDDGYSPEKTGAGGSNDNNYGGGTVAETGTIAGIASALAMALIGAVSSYISYQQKKFCFSIQQGLNAEYVKGENMEAVVSEEPQVKYSVLETQSAEPPKQDSAKM; translated from the exons GCCACGGGGATGACCCAAGTGACTTCAGCCTAGAAGATGCCCTGTACGACCTCAGCACCAAGCGAC CCACTCCCAACGGCCCTCGAAAGCCGGCAGGTGGGAGAG ACTTTGATGTGGCTGATTACTTTGACACCCCTCCGGAGACTACCACCAAACCAGCCAAGCCGACTCCGAAGCCCTTCCCCAGGCCGGGGAAGCCAG ACAACAGCTTTTGGGATGTCATCCGCACCACCACAACCAAGCAGCCAAAAGTCACAAAGGCCCCCCCCAAGCATAACCCAG CAAAGGATCCTATGGAGTTGGACTTGGCCGATGCCATTGATAATACTAACGATGGGAAACATGCTGGGATGCCCACCATAAAGCCAGGTGGAG cacTTTCAGACGATGACCTGGCCAGCATCATGGATGATGGCTACAGCCCGGAAAAGACCG GTGCTGGGGGCAGCAATGACAACAACTACGGTGGAG GCACCGTGGCAGAGACGGGGACGATCGCCGGCATCGCCAGCGCCCTGGCCATGGCGCTCATCGGGGCTGTCTCCAGCTACATCTCCTACCAGCAGAAAAAGTTCTGCTTCAGCATCCAGC AGGGACTTAACGCAGAATatgtgaaaggagaaaatatggAAGCTGTCGTAAGCGAGGAACCCCAAG TTAAATATTCAGTACTGGAAACACAGTCAGCAGAACCACCAAAACAAGACAGTGCAAAGATGTAA
- the CD99L2 gene encoding CD99 antigen-like protein 2 isoform X1 produces the protein MDGRRLPGLLLALAALLGAGHGDDPSDFSLEDALYDLSTKRPTPNGPRKPAGGRDFDVADYFDTPPETTTKPAKPTPKPFPRPGKPDNSFWDVIRTTTTKQPKVTKAPPKHNPAKDPMELDLADAIDNTNDGKHAGMPTIKPGGGAALEKEPFAGSALGLFSHHTPWCAPRLPLGPEPKGSTAPLIQLLIPRPCFSAPILHELNSPTTTVPKITFHLYQAVPVLSSSAGAALSLQQGGESAPCPQPGPGWCCQGPAGGRARAPRSPAARPLRTLPLPPFSSAS, from the exons GCCACGGGGATGACCCAAGTGACTTCAGCCTAGAAGATGCCCTGTACGACCTCAGCACCAAGCGAC CCACTCCCAACGGCCCTCGAAAGCCGGCAGGTGGGAGAG ACTTTGATGTGGCTGATTACTTTGACACCCCTCCGGAGACTACCACCAAACCAGCCAAGCCGACTCCGAAGCCCTTCCCCAGGCCGGGGAAGCCAG ACAACAGCTTTTGGGATGTCATCCGCACCACCACAACCAAGCAGCCAAAAGTCACAAAGGCCCCCCCCAAGCATAACCCAG CAAAGGATCCTATGGAGTTGGACTTGGCCGATGCCATTGATAATACTAACGATGGGAAACATGCTGGGATGCCCACCATAAAGCCAGGTGGAG GTGCAGCGTTGGAGAAGGAGCCTTTTGCTGGCTCGGCTTTGGGTCTCTTCTCCCATCACACACCTTGGTGTGCCCCAAGGCTCCCTCTGGGACCAGAGCCGAAGGGTTCAACAGCTCCACTCATTCAGCTGCTGATTCCCAGACCGTGCTTCTCTGCGCCTATCCTGCACGAATTAAACAGTCCCACTACAACTGTGCCCAAGATAACTTTTCACCTGTACCAAGCCGTGCCGGTGCTCAGTTCTTCCGCCGGAGCTGCTCTGTCCCTCCAGCAAGGAGGAGAGTCAGCTCCCTGCCCgcagcctgggccaggctggtgctgccaGGGGCCCGCTGGAGGCAGGGCAAGGGCACCCCGGTCCCCAGCAGCACGGCCACTGCGCACActgcctcttcctcccttctcctctgccagctga